The proteins below come from a single Miscanthus floridulus cultivar M001 chromosome 1, ASM1932011v1, whole genome shotgun sequence genomic window:
- the LOC136505766 gene encoding uncharacterized protein — MGKMNCFSGLGLLGGKRKASKGKTKGAYAKKASGNDCPKVKPVESMDMADTVVDDDVSRRGDSSVPASACYSRFVVHAAAELARHASGQNGDKAAVKRDSSAADLVAGVGSSSGYSSDGTGNDAKSAEPDDGEPSILGRMSPTASPKLMRSCSNIETTRSVPAGSDLPAKSRSYNDLKTLPPGRSTAARSGAVDASPTESFRTSYSADRVMLKKRSSRQVLPSRSRKLWWQMFLWSHRNLHRPGASATMPTLPPSPGKEEEEEEEEEEGGAAHQHDGYTSDTLGAVTADAKNKGVAMEADPIPSQWVAFSAEASPLDRVSAWVNSLGDGSFHSVDEDDATGHGGASRPRRPRCSEIVELSTTAGGKRHPPQAKRRAVDEAARASGIVPTIAAFSTLRAVNLSGNLIVQISAGSLPKGLHSLDVSRNKIAIIEGLRELTRLRVLNLSYNRISRIGHGLSSCTAIRELYLAGNKISDVEGLHRLLKLAVLDVSFNKITTPKSLGQLVANYGSLRAINLLGNPVQANTGDDTLRKAVSGLLPRIEYLNKQAVKPQRAREVARDSVAQAALGNAGWNSRRRLTRRLSQSPGSSGKGRGRDGNGNGNGNGSRMGSRSRSMTRPQSSSLPRR, encoded by the exons ATGGGCAAGATGAACTGCTTCTCCGGTCTCGGTCTGCTCGGCGGCAAGAGGAAGGCATCCAAG GGTAAGACCAAGGGCGCTTACGCCAAGAAGGCCAGCGGCAACGATTGCCCCAAGGTGAAGCCGGTGGAGTCCATGGACATGGCGGACACTGTTGTGGACGACGACGTCAGCAGACGCGGAGACAGCAGCGTTCCTGCGTCTGCATGCTACAGTAGGTTTGTCGTTCACGCAGCCGCCGAGCTGGCACGCCATGCCAGTGGCCAGAACGGCGACAAGGCCGCAGTTAAGAGGGACTCATCCGCCGCCGATCTCGTCGCCGGCGTTGGCTCTTCCTCCGGTTACAGCAGCGACGGAACAGGCAACGATGccaagagcgccgagccggacGACGGCGAGCCCTCCATCCTTGGCCGCATGTCGCCAACGGCATCGCCGAAGCTGATGCGCTCCTGCTCCAACATCGAGACGACGAGGTCTGTCCCGGCAGGGTCCGACCTGCCGGCGAAGTCGCGCTCCTACAACGACCTGAAGACCCTGCCTCCCGGAAGGTCGACCGCCGCCCGCAGCGGCGCGGTGGACGCGAGCCCGACGGAGTCCTTCAGGACCTCGTACTCCGCCGATCGCGTCATGCTGAAGAAGCGGTCGTCGAGGCAGGTGCTCCCGTCCCGGAGCCGTAAACTATGGTGGCAGATGTTCCTCTGGAGCCACCGCAACCTGCACCGGCCGGGCGCGAGCGCGACCATGCCCACGCTGCCACCGTCTCcggggaaagaagaagaagaagaagaagaagaagaagaaggcggtGCCGCGCACCAGCACGACGGGTACACGTCCGACacgctgggcgcggtcaccgcggACGCCAAGAACAAAGGCGTCGCCATGGAGGCGGACCCCATTCCGAGCCAGTGGGTCGCGTTCTCCGCCGAGGCCTCGCCGCTGGACCGGGTCAGCGCGTGGGTGAACAGCCTCGGGGACGGCTCGTTCCACTCCGTCGACGAGGACGATGCCACGGGGCACGGCGGCGCCTCTCGCCCGCGACGACCGCGGTGCTCTGAGATCGTGGAGCTGTCGACGACGGCCGGCGGCAAGAGGCATCCGCCGCAGGCGAAGCGGCGCGCGGTGGACGAGGCGGCGCGCGCGAGCGGCATCGTCCCGACGATCGCGGCCTTCTCGACCCTCCGGGCCGTCAATCTGTCTGGAAACTTGATTG TTCAAATCAGCGCTGGATCGTTGCCCAAAGGCCTGCACTCGCTGGATGTGTCGAGGAACAAGATCGCAATCATCGAGGGGCTGCGGGAGCTGACGAGGCTGCGGGTGCTCAACCTCAGCTACAACCGGATCTCACGGATCGGGCATG GCCTGTCGAGCTGCACGGCGATCAGGGAGTTGTACCTGGCCGGGAACAAGATCAGCGACGTGGAGGGGCTTCACCGGCTGCTCAAGCTGGCCGTCCTGGACGTGAGCTTCAACAAGATCACCACGCCCAAGTCCCTGGGCCAGCTCGTGGCCAACTACGGCTCGCTGCGGGCGATCAACCTGCTGGGCAACCCGGTGCAGGCAAACACCGGCGACGACACGCTCCGCAAGGCCGTGTCGGGCCTGCTCCCGCGGATCGAGTACCTCAACAAGCAGGCCGTCAAGCCGCAGCGCGCGCGGGAGGTGGCCAGGGACAGCGTCGCGCAGGCGGCGCTCGGGAACGCCGGCTGGAACTCGCGGAGGCGGCTCACGCGGCGCCTCAGCCAGAGCCCCGGGTCGTCGGGGAAGGGACGGGGCAGggacggcaacggcaacggcaacggcaacggcagCCGCATGGGCAGCAGGAGCAGGTCCATGACCAGGCCCCAGAGCTCGAGCTTGCCAAGGAGATGA
- the LOC136468506 gene encoding uncharacterized protein, translating into MGTDVGSVHGCESENVRDEDKDRMAKWQSIMSLRKYASGSEKRKKKARIDEFIQSQRGSMHKFLKNNPNTSRDPNELAIVVWKEPTQIILEDEGPPDDNVGINMEENNVSNDEHIFNSNTTENSSLGEEPVCHMDIYDPRNWDNLDNKARDILVEKGPIREDNIVFPFDDNLRHFAYSHYHRKMSNGELRDRKWLVYSKHLDKVFCFCCKLFNSKKCKSSLGNDGYRDWKHINERLKEHEITVEHITNMNSWNELRTRLGKQETIDKELQQQISKEKERMRQVLMRIVAIVKFLGRRNLAFRGSNDHKIQNELISLMASDIINSIIKIVKEAKYFSVILDCTPDVSHQEQMTLLVRCVNMSEGKIKIEEYFLGFLKVDDTSGSGLFNVLVDSIKSFGLNIDDIRGQGYDNGSNMKGKHKGVQSRLRDINPRALYMPCACHSLNLTLCDMAKSCSKADSFFGIVQRIYVLFAGSTKRWKFLLDHIDGLTVKSLCNTRWESRIKSVAAIRYQAPQLRAALLALSEDRDVEPKDRSDAKNLFEVLGSFEFIFGMVIWHDVLFAVNKVSKKLQSPSMCIESTMQQIQGIMDYFKTYRNDGYASSKVNATEIASEMGVEPSFPVKRRALRKKHFDENNSEKALLEGEKEFKVSYFAVIIDMAVRSLETRFQELESFRELFGFLMSSANLKALDGPELQLCCTTLAAVFSLNGSSDIDLNDLISELSVLQFTLPDTPMTAMEIFEFVTKADCYPNASIAYRILFTMPVTVASAERSFSKLKLLKNYLRSTMSQERLNGLTTLCIEKRLLDEIDIDTIINDFASRNVRRNF; encoded by the exons atgGGGACTGACGTCGGGAGCGTGCATGGATGCGAATCTGAAAATGTGAGGGATGAGGATAAAGAcagaatggcaaagtggcaaag CATCATGTCATTAAGAAAGTATGCTTCCGGCAgtgagaaaaggaaaaagaaagcaCGAATAGATGAGTTCATACAATCACAGAGGGGTTCTATGCATAAATTTTTGAAGAATAATCCAAACACTTCAAGAGATCCAAACGAGTTGGCGATAGTTGTCTGGAAGGAACCAACACAGATTATTCTAGAAGATGAAGGTCCTCCTGATGACAATGTTGGCATtaacatggaagaaaacaatgtgAGTAATGATGAGCACATATTTAATTCAAATACTACAGAAAATAGTAGTCTTGGTGAGGAACCGGTGTGTCACATGGATATTTATGATCCAAGAAATTGGGATAATCTTGATAACAAAGCAAGGGATATATTAGTTGAAAAGGGGCCTATAAGAGAAGATAATATTGTATTCCCTTTCGACGATAATTTAAGGCATTTTGCATATTCTCATTATCATAGAAAAATGAGTAATGGAGAGCTACGTGACAGGAAATGGCTAGTTTATTCCAAACACTTGGATAAAGTATTTTGCTTTTGCTGTAAGCTTTTTAATTCTAAAAAGTGCAAGAGTTCATTGGGGAATGATGGGTATAGAGACTGGAAACATATCAATGAGAGGCTGAAGGAACATGAAATTACTGTTGAGCATATTACCAATATGAACTCATGGAATGAATTGAGAACTAGATTAGGCAAACAAGAGACAATTGATAAAGAGTTACAGCAGCAAATCTCCAAGGAGAAAGAGCGGATGAGGCAAGTACTGATGAGAATAGTTGCCATTGTAAAATTCCTTGGTAGACGTAATTTGGCTTTTAGAGGATCTAACGA CCACAAAATTCAGAATGAGTTGATTTCTCTTATGGCTTCTGACATTATAAATTCTATCATCAAGATTGTTAAAGAGGCTAAATATTTCTCAGTTATTCTTGATTGCACCCCAGATGTTAGTCATCAAGAACAAATGACTTTGTTGGTTCGATGTGTTAACATGAGTGAAGGTAAAATTAAAATAGAGGAGTACTTTCTTGGTTTTCTAAAGGTAGATGACACATCTGGTTCTGGGCTCTTCAATGTTTTGGTTGATTCCATTAAGTCCTTTGGTCTTAACATTGATGACATTAGGGGACAAGGTTATGATAATGGTTCTAATATGAAAGGAAAACACAAGGGAGTTCAAAGTCGATTGCGTGATATAAATCCAAGAGCCTTGTATATGCCATGTGCTTGCCACAGTCTTAATCTTACTCTTTGTGATATGGCTAAGTCTTGTAGCAAAGCTGACTCCTTTTTTGGAATTGTGCAACGGATATATGTCTTATTTGCTGGTTCTACTAAAAGATGGAAATTTTTGCTTGATCATATTGATGGTTTAACTGTGAAATCTTTGTGCAATACACGTTGGGAGAGTCGTATTAAAAGTGTTGCAGCAATTAGATATCAAGCTCCTCAGCTAAGGGCAGCTTTACTTGCATTGAGTGAAGATAGAGATGTAGAACCAAAGGATAGAAGTGATGCAAAGAATTTATTTGAAGTACTTGGCAGCTTTGAATTTATATTTGGCATGGTTATTTGGCATGATGTTTTATTTGCTGTCAATAAAGTAAGCAAGAAGTTGCAGTCACCATCTATGTGCATTGAGTCTACCATGCAGCAGATACAAGGCATAATGGATTACTTTAAAACCTATAGAAATGATGGGTATGCTTCTAGTAAGGTCAATGCAACGGAAATTGCATCTGAAAtgggtgtcgagccatcgttcccAGTAAAGCGACGTGCTCTTAGAAAGAAGCATTTTGATGAAAATAATAGTGAGAAAGCACTCTTGGAAGGTGAGAAGGAATTTAAAGTTAGTTACTTCGCGGTTATAATTGATATGGCAGTCCGTTCATTGGAGACTAGATTTCAAGAATTGGAATCATTCAGAGAATTATTTGGATTTTTAATGAGTTCAGCAAACTTGAAGGCATTGGATGGTCCTGAGCTACAGTTGTGTTGCACAACACTAGCAGCAGTTTTCTCTCTAAATGGTTCATCTGACATTGATTTAAATGATCTGATTTCTGAGTTGAGTGTTCTACAATTCACTTTGCCAGATACACCCATGACAgctatggagatttttgagtttgttACAAAGGCTGATTGTTATCCTAATGCTTCCATTGCTTATCGGATCTTGTTTACTATGCCTGTGACTGTGGCATCAGCTGAAAGAAGCTTCTCAAAACtaaaattgttgaagaactatTTGAGATCTACAATGTCTCAAGAGAGGTTAAATGGTTTGACAACATTATGCATTGAGAAGCGATTGTTGGATGAGATCGATATTGATACCATCATCAATGACTTCGCATCGAGGAATGTTAGAAGGAATTTTTAA